In the Acropora muricata isolate sample 2 chromosome 10, ASM3666990v1, whole genome shotgun sequence genome, one interval contains:
- the LOC136887607 gene encoding uncharacterized protein isoform X2, translated as MTYTWKVDLQPPTISNMAPQSVNCQSDLRPSALGTPSVTDNEGGNITLTHQDIPGVSCSFQRKWTAKDQAGNTASKIQVINLNNPTPPTVSYHANATIACGSFEEQQQDMRDAINVTHPCDRPITITHVDSVPTILCASSFTRTWTIADDCGSQVSVHQKIRILSLQLPDYPNNGQVNLALRESIRWPQYPGSVRYKVYLWQYGTTKPSSPTAWTYYRRYSPYSGYPADTRMLWRIEYVLSSGALIPSPIWGFQTRAFPNFKVEKVLVPPNAFSGLTFEVSWIVRNIGKVGNTLVTWYDSVYVGKSTEFRLARFATSVPHREILFQNDAYAAKGTVQLRVNEFGVFYVFVSIDRYNRISDMDRSNDMMLADSPVQVSLTPPPNLKVEKIVFPSPSFSGKSINIVWTVKNYGMGVTAHSSWYDRVYLSKDDKRDWSDWRLATFYHHGLLAVGASYTRMQSVTLPNAIFGNFSILVLTDLYNDVYEHNDEDDNLKAKELKISLSPPPDLVVSSITTLKSYYTGDSMKVQFNVSNEGLGEPFHFWWRDRLTITHIQSMNKEVLGRTSFSGLFPPSSTYTRTMYHVIPPSWPTGQYNITVYTDYYNDVFEFIFNDNNEKTVQVNVTQRLPDLTVTHVNSSTTADTVQAYVRVSFSVENIGAGGTKEAPWYDTVYISPRVNFIQRDALWLGDFPHRVNLASGKEYNMDTGLIRVSRDVFGERYIHIRTNAYGTVTEQNVKNNIRASGNVTLPLVLPDLVVTNFNLVSANEPMISDSKVLLSWTVENIGTGSTLLKSWHDTVYLSSSPGIENNSTKLTKVFFDRKSLDPGRRYNQVSLVKLPLNITGTNYLVLKVNKGGSLVEKDAKKNNLAWTRVRILPAPLPDLAVVDTSFVFEEERRFLTVYWSVANTGSWMRKSASWLDSVIISLSKGAIDGKDARVLASESVTAKLDEQEEYLLSVTLQIDISIRGKFYVHVVTNADKSLSEVPGVLNNVRVARQLLSVPPPLTAKLKLIIISSFPSQITLATPFPIAFRVQNVGFVTTKKTSWTDALYAYGRKGANRKEVMEKGTKLKEFSHIGRLAAQSFYEVRSNVSIPHGFGSSAFIYGFADIHIPYTALDIDEGSNVTQRNVMQHNVTQPNVTQPNVTQPTVRPTEPTGIIITEGLLPDLQGSLGSTKVETRGGQPLNVTFNVTNTGEFSAQGVWYNALYLSQDLLFDPFDLRLGTVRASYLSVNDTLSLSSEVFIPFDTLDMEYYLLLLVDSKNTIWERDEQNNEASLLIKINKTFSSDLAVLSVSSSSGQFYYGEDVTVSWKIRNNGSRPAAGYKCDTVYLSQDELWQIEDVRIGKPICSYVILDPYNAGANQDTPYSITSKLPLTSLGEYRSLVKTRSNILDQNHQNNIAVGPKNVNVSFPRLPLDGCTNTTLKPGEDLSYIIDNVPDEKTLIVTISGNITDAFHDLFVRHSKPATAYQYDGGSKFAFSADQEVVIPETIAGEYYVLIRRYDTSSSSQTSKASQLCARIAKFEISRVFPNQVAPLGNVTLRFEGTLFGQKLEAFLVNASADENFISAEQVYRLSSTEVYATFITTNLTIGASFQVKLVNAESKEEALLERSLVVTHGEPGRLDTHVDFPEVLLVGLPGVITLSYENVGDTDILCPLLSLSVSGGQAKFRPVQKDRQAAQFSSAVMFLAQPFQGPGGILPPKAYGEIVFETDSGGSEEAQETYNVQMLVGGNEPHAYINSSKDLKPEFLSDELWSPVWDNFLVSVGRSASSFQRRMSAVSTLLSMSGRRVSLLTDLVQFQLDMANGKLSGDTLLEQDDLSDQSTLDGALPLVLKRIYSPLLSKRRDKDVFGIGWMASWWEAKVTLITPGRIKIVRLREELQFEASATGLYTSLDGKQVTVNDTELHLADSSISTVFIFDSVVKNLKKIQRGNETITIEYLQNRSSFFKHSTGGKITVKYNDKGLLREARLEDASGNEQRCFYTYDWNTAALLSVTVGEQTTRYTYSLNGDLTSIIYPTSATVKYSWNQYGLLANITDYNRENKFVQGIYLSYDWNGKVTMSRLPQGDSAVLLFNEEARMMDIIGGDFGSVRFDSVINDDQVMRIIKQGEQVVMKRVFNKKTNTMSVVDANDHKTDFLLRENWDVLNITDPEGFVYQNIYDNNDKLIKFTYPDGESELTDYDDFGLLVKFTGRAGKEVKFEYDEKDRIVKKDVDGLSSSYFLRDGYGNIIQATNDIGAINIVFDREKRPSTVSYPNGQQLFYKFNNFQRRVALNVAGLSLVYKYDRFYRLSEVVRIDPNGRGAILLKLEYNSRGMLSRRVLGNGAYSVYILDSTNFKLSRMVNYFPNGSISSYFKYNYDGKGRIIQLNTTSGSWHYKYDAASQLIEWTDPQGKIVHCSYDKRKNRVFVSQEPGNKTLYAANEVNQYTSAGNYDIKYDMNGNMEEKTNRELPNDSVKFKFSAEDILVQAETPNKRCNFVYDALGNLHKKTCGQSEVQYIIDPFGNPGADVVGQISGGNVTYFVHCEELGLVALVDKDGNLFYYEFDGLGSVVGVLGPSGDPVNRYSYDPFGRMLEFDEALPQDFTFIGQWGVTADRELRDIFWMRSRHYDAQLGRFLSIDPLGFSGKSINLYSYAANNPVMLKDPLGRLVPILTFGGGIVGSILGGVTNSATYIATRAITDNKITCGGVLSSFVTGATSRKLKLNYGKISIKFATSVGKSLWQQKIDGEALDWKKALKSGINPAISAAYTPSKIGRLIGETICDKFIKKILVPKLTEVKNDILTKFTIERVRSLDPNDIIGPPGYGDARFISLKTPLNYKIRFENDPNATAPAQHVIILHTLDQDLDIRTFRITSFGFGNFSKKLSNSKASLQETIDLVLEKKIYLRVIAGIDILTREARWEFQSLDPQTGEAPDDPRTGFLPPNNGTTGQGYVTFSVRLKKNLPPLARIDAKASIYFDKNEPIDTPPIFNTIDSLTPSSNISVITDVMKVGKLAVDIDTRDEGSGVRSVDLLYQISESNAHRDQQATFRDKEVSANRSFQIHFKNNRYFHCSPV; from the exons ATGACGTACACATGGAAAGTTG ATTTACAGCCTCCAACCATCTCCAATATGGCGCCACAGAGTGTGAACTGCCAATCAGATCTGCGTCCATCAGCTCTAGGAACACCTTCAGTCACCGACAACGAAGGAGGAAATATAACATTAACTCACCAAGATATCCCAGGAGTCAGTTGCAGCTTTCAACGAAAGTGGACCGCGAAAGACCAAGCGGGCAACACCGCATCTAAGATCCAGGTCATCAATCTAAATAACCCCACCCCCCCGACCGTGAGTTATCATGCGAATGCAACCATTGCGTGTGGAAGCTTTGAGGAACAGCAGCAAGACATGCGCGATGCAATCAACGTCACTCACCCGTGCGATCGACCTATTACGATAACGCACGTCGATTCCGTGCCCACTATCCTCTGCGCTAGTAGTTTCACTAGAACATGGACAATCGCTGACGACTGTGGAAGCCAGGTATCTGTTCACCAGAAAATCCGAATTTTATCGCTTCAATTGCCTGACTATCCCAACAATGGACAAGTTAATCTAGCGTTGAGAGAGTCTATTCGGTGGCCACAGTATCCAGGCTCTGTTCGATACAAAGTCTATCTTTGGCAGTACGGCACAACAAAGCCATCATCACCGACTGCCTG GACCTATTATCGAAGATATTCTCCCTACTCCGGCTACCCAGCGGATACTCGGATGCTGTGGAGAATTGAATACGTACTCAGCTCAGGAGCATTAATACCTAGTCCCATCTGGGGATTCCAAACCCGGGCCTTCCCTAATTTTAAAGTGGAGAAGGTCCTGGTACCACCAAATGCCTTCTCCGGTCTAACGTTCGAAGTCTCGTGGATCGTTAGGAATATTGGCAAGGTGGGAAACACATTGGTCACGTGGTACGACTCAGTGTACGTAGGAAAGAGCACAGAGTTTCGCCTCGCGAG GTTCGCAACATCTGTGCCACACAGAGagattctctttcaaaatgacgCCTATGCTGCTAAGGGAACAGTTCAACTTCGCGTAAACGAGTTCGGCGTATTTTATGTTTTCGTAAGCATTGACAGATACAACAGG ATAAGTGACATGGACCGTTCTAATGACATGATGTTAGCTGACAGTCCGGTACAAGTATCTCTCACGCCGCCTCCGAATCTCAAAGTCGAGAAGATCGTGTTTCCGAGTCCCTCTTTCTCAG GTAAATCGATCAACATAGTCTGGACCGTAAAGAACTACGGGATGGGCGTGACTGCGCATAGTTCGTGGTACGACAGAGTGTACCTGTCCAAGGATGACAAGCGAG ACTGGTCTGATTGGCGTCTCGCCACGTTTTATCATCATGGCCTGCTGGCGGTTGGTGCAAGCTACACCAGAATGCAATCCGTTACGTTACCTAACGCAATCTTCGGTAACTTCTCCATCTTGGTATTAACAGACCTTTACAACGATGTATACGAGCATAATGACGAGGACGACAATCTCAAAGCTAAG GAATTGAAAATTTCACTCAGCCCTCCCCCCGATCTTGTGGTGAGTTCAATCACAACTCTGAAGAGTTACTACACGGGAGACTCAATGAAAGTTCAATTCAATGTCTCAAACGAAGGACTCGGAGAGCCGTTTCATTTTTGGTGGAGAGACCGCTTG acCATCACTCACATTCAATCGATGAACAAGGAAGTTCTCggcagaaccagtttttccGGATTGTTTCCTCCGTCGTCGACGTATACAAGGACTATGTATCACGTGATACCTCCTAGCTGGCCAACTGGGCAATACAACATCACTGTTTACACAGACTATTACAACGACGTTTTTGAGTTTATCTTTAATGATAACAACGAGAAAACAGTACAGGTTAATGTCACGCAACGGCTGCCCGATCTCACCGTCACGCATGTCAACTCTTCTACCACCGCTGACACCGTGCAGGCGTACGTTAGGGTGTCTTTTTCAGTGGAGAACATTGGAGCGGGAGGTACAAAGGAGGCGCCTTGGTATGACACAGTCTATATCTCACCGCGCGTTAATTTTATACAAAGGGATGCACTGTGGTTGGGAGATTTTCCTCACAGGGTCAACCTGGCCTCAGGGAAAGAGTATAATATGGATACCGGACTAATCAGAGTCAGCAGGGATGTGTTTGGGGAGCGTTACATTCACATTAGAACTAACGCGTATGGAACAGTCACTGAACAAAACGTAAAGAACAACATCAGAGCGTCTGGAAATGTGACTCTCCCACTAGTGCTACCGGATTTGGTCGTGACAAACTTCAATCTGGTGTCTGCCAACGAGCCCATGATTAGCGATTCCAAAGTGTTGTTGAGCTGGACAGTTGAAAATATAGGGACAGGAAGCACTCTACTCAAATCCTGGCATGACACGGTTTACCTGTCAAGTTCCCCAGGTATTGAAAACAACTCGACCAAGTTGACTAAAGTTTTTTTCGATAGAAAATCATTAGATCCGGGGAGGAGGTACAACCAAGTTTCACTTGTCAAGTTGCCATTAAACATTACTGGAACAAATTACCTCGTTTTAAAAGTCAACAAAGGCGGTTCTCTCGTTGAAAAGGacgcaaagaaaaacaacttagcATGGACGCGCGTAAGAATTTTGCCTGCACCCTTGCCAGACTTGGCTGTCGTCGATAcatcttttgtttttgaagaagaaCGTCGTTTTCTGACAGTGTATTGGTCTGTAGCAAACACCGGCAGCTGGATGCGCAAGAGTGCCTCTTGGCTGGATAGCGTTATTATCTCGCTGTCAAAAGGTGCAATCGATGGCAAAGATGCGCGTGTTTTAGCGTCTGAAAGCGTGACTGCTAAATTAGATGAACAAGAAGAGTATCTACTGTCCGTGACGTTGCAGATTGATATCAGCATCAGAGGAAAGTTTTACGTGCACGTGGTTACAAACGCAGATAAGAGCTTGTCTGAAGTTCCAGGCGTTTTAAATAACGTCCGCGTGGCAAGGCAACTTCTTTCGGTTCCCCCTCCCCTTACGGCTAAGTTGAAGTTgattattatttcaagttttccgTCTCAGATCACTTTAGCAACTCCTTTCCCTATTGCGTTTCGTGTGCAGAATGTGGGCTTtgtaacaacaaagaaaacctcGTGGACTGATGCGCTTTATGCTTATGGAAGGAAAGGCGCAAACAGAAAAGAGGTCATGGAGAAAGGGACAAAGTTGAAAGAGTTTTCTCACATTGGAAGATTAGCAGCTCAATCCTTTTACGAAGTAAGATCAAATGTCTCCATTCCGCATGGATTTGGTTCTTCAGCTTTCATCTACGGCTTTGCAGATATCCACATTCCCTATACAGCACTAGACATAGATGAAGGTAGCAATGTCACGCAACGTAATGTCATGCAACATAATGTCACACAACCGAATGTCACACAACCCAATGTTACACAACCTACAGTAAGGCCAACAGAACCGACCGGCATTATTATTACCGAAGGTCTCTTACCAGATCTGCAAGGATCGCTGGGAAGCACAAAAGTGGAAACTCGTGGTGGCCAGCCATTAAATGTGACTTTCAACGTAACAAACACAGGAGAATTCTCTGCGCAGGGCGTGTGGTACAATGCTTTGTACCTCAGTCAAGACCTACTCTTCGATCCATTTGACCTGCGACTTGGCACTGTAAGAGCAAGTTATCTTTCCGTGAACGACACGTTGTCGTTGAGCTCCGAGGTTTTCATTCCGTTTGACACTCTTGATATGGAGTATTATCTGTTGTTGTTGGTGGACAGTAAAAACACTATCTGGGAAAGAGATGAACAGAACAACGAGGCTTCCTTGCTAATAAAGATCAACAAGACATTCAGTAGCGACTTAGCTGTATTATCTGTTTCCTCATCCAGTGGTCAATTCTATTATGGTGAAG atgtcACTGTGAGCTGGAAGATCAGAAACAATGGAAGCCGACCTGCTGCGGGTTATAAATGCGATACCGTTTACTTGTCACAAGACGAGTTATGGCAGATAGAAGACGTGAGAATTGGGAAACCAATCTGTTCTTACGTCATCCTGGATCCTTACAACGCAGGCGCCAACCAAGACACTCCTTACTCCATAACAAGCAAACTGCCACTAACAAGCTTGGGAGAATAtcgcagtcttgtgaaaacccGAAGTAACATTCTAGACCAAAACCACCAAAACAACATTGCTGTTGGACCGAAAAATGTAAACGTTTCATTTCCAAGACTTCCGTTAGATGGCTGCACAAACACCACCTTAAAGCCGGGCGAGGACTTGTCATACATCATTGACAACGTCCCGGATGAGAAGACGCTCATTGTTACCATAAGTGGCAACATTACCGATGCATTCCATGATTTGTTCGTGAGGCATTCCAAACCGGCAACCGCTTACCAATATGACGGTGGATCAAAGTTTGCTTTTTCAGCTGACCAAGAGGTAGTAATACCTGAAACGATTGCAGGGGAATACTATGTTCTGATTCGAAGATACGATACTTCTTCATCCTCCCAGACTAGCAAAGCGTCTCAGCTGTGCGCGCGCATTGCAAAGTTTGAAATCAGTCGTGTATTTCCTAATCAAGTAGCTCCACTGGGAAACGTCACCCTGCGCTTTGAAGGAACCTTGTTTGGACAAAAGCTAGAAGCTTTTCTTGTGAATGCTTCCGCCGATGAAAATTTCATCAGCGCAGAGCAAGTCTATCGACTGAGTTCAACTGAAGTGTACGCTACTTTCATCACAACAAATCTGACCATTGGTGCAAGCTTCCAAGTTAAACTTGTCAACGCAGAATCAAAAGAAGAGGCGTTATTGGAACGTTCTTTGGTGGTAACGCACGGTGAACCTGGACGATTAGATACGCATGTGGACTTTCCAGAGGTGTTGCTCGTGGGTTTGCCCGGGGTGATAACATTATCGTATGAAAATGTTGGCGACACTGATATTTTATGTCCCTTGCTGTCACTGAGTGTGAGTGGAGGACAGGCAAAGTTCCGCCCAGTTCAAAAGGATAGACAAGCCGCTCAATTCTCTTCCGCTGTTATGTTTTTAGCCCAACCGTTTCAAGGCCCTGGCGGTATTTTACCTCCCAAGGCTTACGGAGAAATAGTCTTTGAAACCGATTCAGGTGGAAGCGAAGAAGCGCAAGAGACTTACAACGTTCAGATGTTGGTTGGAGGCAACGAACCCCATGCTTACATAAACAGCAGCAAAGACTTGAAGCCAGAGTTTCTGAGCGATGAACTGTGGTCTCCAGTTTGGGATAACTTCTTGGTATCTGTTGGTAGGTCGGCGTCTTCGTTCCAACGCAGGATGTCAGCGGTCAGTACCTTGCTGAGCATGTCAGGAAGGAGAGTCAGTTTGTTGACTGATCTTGTTCAGTTCCAGCTTGATATGGCCAATGGCAAATTGAGCG GTGATACACTATTAGAGCAGGATGACTTAAGTGACCAATCCACATTAGATGGTGCATTGCCTTTGGTCTTAAAAAGAATATACAGCCCACTTCTTTCCAAACGAAGGGACAAGGACGTTTTTGGAATAGGTTGGATGGCATCATGGTG GGAAGCTAAAGTAACGCTGATTACACCGGGGAGAATTAAGATTGTTCGTTTACGTGAGGAGCTACAATTTGAGGCAAGTGCTACTGGGCTGTATACGTCACTGGATGGAAAGCAAGTCACTGTTAATGACACAG AACTCCATCTGGCCGACTCTAGCATCTCTACTGTGTTTATATTTGATTCCGTCGTGAAAAATCTAAAAAAGATCCAAAGAGGTAACGAGACGATCACTATTGAGTATTTGCAGAACAGGTCTTCATTTTTCAAGCATTCGACTGGTGGAAAAATAACTGTGAAATACAACGACAAAGGACTTCTTCGCGAGGCTCGGTTAGAAGACGCATCCGGTAACGAACAAAGATG TTTCTACACTTATGATTGGAACACAGCTGCATTGCTATCCGTGACCGTGGGTGAACAAACTACGCGTTATACCTACAGCCTTAATGGTGACCTGACAAGTATTATTTACCCTACTTCGGCTACCGTCAAGTATTCCTGGAACCAGTATGGACTCCTGGCTAATATAACAGATTATAACAGGGAAAACAAGTTTGTTCAGGGAATATATTTGTCTTACGACTGGAATGGTAAGGTTACAATGTCCAGACTCCCACAAGGTGACTCGGCCGTGCTGTTGTTTAATGAAGAAGCGAGAATGATGGATATAATAGGCGGAGATTTTGGCAGTGTACGATTTGACAGTGTTATAAATGATGACCAGGTTATGCGAATCATAAAGCAAGGAGAACAG GTTGTAATGAAAAGAGTGTTTAATAAAAAGACAAATACCATGTCTGTAGTGGACGCAAACGATCATAAAACGGATTTCTTACTGCGGGAGAACTGGGATGTTCTAAACATCACAGATCCTGAAGGCTTTGTTTATCAGAATAtttatgataataatgacaAACTGATCAAGTTCACATACCCTGATGGCGAGAGCGAACTAACTGATTATGATGACTTCGGGTTGCTGGTGAAGTTTACTGGTAGAGCTGGCAAGGAAGTCAAGTTTGAATACGATGAAAAAGACAGGATT GTCAAGAAAGATGTCGATGGTCTTAGCTCTTCGTATTTCCTTCGTGATGGCTACGGAAACATCATTCAAGCGACAAACGATATTGGAGCAATAAACATTGTTTTTGACAGAGAAAAAAGACCTTCTACTGTCTCGTATCCTAACGGTCAGCAGCTCTTTTACAAATTCAATAATTTCCAACGTCGTGTGGCTCTGAATGTCGCCGGGTTGAGCCTGGTTTACAAGTATGACCGGTTTTACAGGTTATCGGAAGTCGTGCGAATAGACCCCAATGGCAGAGGTGCTATCCTATTGAAGTTAGAGTATAACTCGAGGGGAATGTTATCTCGAAGGGTCCTTGGAAATGGCGCATATTCCGTGTACATTTTAGATTCAACTAATTTCAAACTGTCGCGAATGGTAAATTATTTTCCAAATGGAAGCATTTCTTCTTATTTTAAATACAACTATGATGGCAAGGGGCGTATCATTCAGTTAAATACGACCTCAGGCAGCTGGCATTATAAGTATGATGCAGCGTCGCAGCTCATAGAATGGACGGATCCGCAGGGAAAGATTGTTCATTGCAGTTACGACAAGAGAAAAAACAGAGTATTCGTTTCACAAGAGCCTGGTAACAAGACCTTGTACGCTGCAAACGAAGTTAACCAGTACACCTCGGCAGGAAATTATGACATCAAATATGACATGAATGGCAATATGGAGGAGAAGACTAACAGGGAATTGCCGAACGATAGCGTCAAATTCAAGTTTAGTGCCGAGGATATCTTGGTGCAGGCTGAAACCCCAAAcaaaag ATGTAACTTTGTTTACGATGCCTTGGGAAACTTGCACAAGAAGACATGCGGTCAATCAGAAGTGCAGTACATCATCGATCCATTTGGGAATCCAGgagctgatgttgttggtcag ATCTCTGGTGGAAATGTAACATACTTTGTTCACTGTGAAGAGCTTGGATTGGTTGCGTTGGTTGACAAAGATGGAAATTTGTTTTATTACGAGTTTGACGGTTTAGG ATCTGTCGTAGGAGTACTGGGTCCCAGTGGTGATCCTGTCAATCGCTACAGTTATGACCCCTTTGGCAGAATGTTGGAATTTGACGAAGCGTTGCCACAGGATTTCACGTTTATTGGCCAATGGGGAGTAACTGCAGACCGTGAACTAAGGGATATTTTCTGGATGAGATCCAGACACTATGATGCACAGCTTGGAAGATTTCTCAGCATTGATCCTCTCG GTTTTTCAGGGAAAAGCATCAATCTTTACTCATACGCAGCCAACAATCCCGTGATGCTCAAAGACCCCCTAGGGCGTTTGGTTCCCATTCTTACTTTTGGTGGGGGAATTGTGGGATCTATCCTGGGGGGTGTCACCAATTCTGCTACTTACATCGCAACTCGGGCAATAACTGATAACAAGATTACCTGTGGAG GAGTTTTATCAAGCTTCGTAACAGGTGCTACATCGCGGAAGCTCAAACTCAACTATGGAA AAATTTCCATCAAGTTTGCCACTAGTGTCGGAAAGTCTTTGTGGCAGCAAAAGATTGATGGTGAAGCACTTGATTGGAAAAAGGCATTGAAAAGTGGAATCAACCCTGCAATTTCCGCAGCCTATACTCCGTCTAAAATAG GGAGACTGATAGGAGAGACTATTTGTGACAAGTTCATCAAAAAAATTCTTGTGCCAAAGTTAACGGAAGTGAAAAACGATATCCTCACCAAGTTTACCATCGAGAGGGTGCGCTCCTTGGATCCG